The proteins below come from a single Micromonas commoda chromosome 8, complete sequence genomic window:
- a CDS encoding p-type ATPase superfamily (phospholipid), which yields MDSFRFGHAKHSESRVVYVTADASAHGPNAGFRFKGNAISTGKYSPITFFPKGLYEQFRRIANLYFLSVAIISLFEAISPIKPYTIWSPLVLVVGLSMAKEAVEDYARHKQDHEQNTSLTERFNGTSLVQCEWREVKTGDLVRVVRDQAFPCDLVLLASSLDDSVCYVETKNLDGETNLKIKRGVEGMGGVGTGPTKMRELCGDGRDAYVECEHPNNSLYTFTGNLDVPEKISLVPSNILLRGSSLRNTEWVIGLAIYTGHDTKIMASASSAAPSKRSTIEKGMDKIVISMLGLLCLMGTITGIICGSWIKNVSPKHWYMDTSDTDMVFDPKNAPKVGVVAFLTSYVLYGYLIPISLYVSLEFVKVCQAMVFLNSDRQMYHEETDTPMRARTSNLNEELGMVHTVLSDKTGTLTCNSMEFFKCSIAGVSYGEGVTEIERSIAKRQGRPILTKPTKPIEPGFNFKDARLEGDKWRSLPDAEHIRDFFRILGVCHTVIPEGEATRETICYQAESPDESAFVVAAKRFGFFFKSRTTSGMELEEPSFPSSGEMSTVHYELLNVLEFNSTRKRMSVIVRTPEDKIMLYCKGADSVIYDRLSHGNQKYTDVTQQHMDEYAKCGLRTLCLSVREISQSEYDAWNVTYTEAAQSLEKRDEKLQAAAEIIEKDLFLVGATAIEDKLQDGVPGTIEQMMRGGIAVWVLTGDKQDTAINIAQACALIRDDMDVHIVNIEELVKQEHDREITRAQFNEQGKVQVAALIEEGIEKEAATAKKGMETCLVIDGRSLSFALEQDLAPRFLQLGSGCTSVVCCRVSPLQKALVTKLVKDSGKITLAIGDGANDVGMIQSAHIGVGISGQEGMQAVMASDFAFAQFRFLERLLLVHGRYNYKRISKMVTYFFYKNLAFGLTLFMYNLHAAASGQVVYNDWLMSAFNIFFVAFPVIALGILDQDVNQRSCLQFPQLYRQGQQNACFERRVQLGWALNGVYIGMVTFFVVFYAVHGGEADHPKGHVFGLWEVGTSLYTGIVITINLQMAQMINFWTWIQHVCIWGSIAFWYIANCILSNTDPYLSTYSYKIFIPTIAPTPKFWMATPLIVVIGLLPDLLYRTLRRLFRPEPHQLVQEYERTVRGTTPRSSAANTPMDTPRHGSRYGSSAVLAEEGRIEVDEPEEGEENIEPDEPAELDEPAEPEEPDPNEVERSDEEAPPREAEEEKKADESA from the exons GCGGGGTTCCGGTTCAAGGGCAACGCCATCTCCACCGGCAAGTACTCGCCCATCACCTTCTTCCCAAAGGGCCTGTACGAACAGTTCCGGCGGATCGCCAACCTTTACTTCCTCTCCGTCGCGATCATCTCGCTCTTCGAAGCCATCTCCCCGATCAAGCCGTACACCATCTGGTCGCCGCTCGTGCTGGTCGTCGGGCTGTCCATGGCGAAGGAGGCTGTGGAGGATTACGCCAGGCACAAGCAGGACCACGAGCAGAAcacgtcgctgacggagCGTTTCAACGGCACCTCGCTGGTGCAGTGCGAGTGGCGGGAGGTGAAGACGGGGGATTTGGTGCGGGTCGTGCGGGACCAGGCGTTCCCGTGCGATCTGGTGCTCCTCGCGTCCAGCCTGGACGACAGTGTGTGCTACGTCGAGACCAAAAACTTGGACGGCGAGACCAACCTGAAGATCAAgaggggcgtcgagggcatGGGAGGCGTGGGCACCGGCCCAACGAAGATGCGCGAGCtgtgcggcgacggacgcgacgcttACGTGGAGTGCGAACACCCGAATAACTCGCTGTACACGTTCACGGGGAACCTGGACGtccc CGAGAAGATCTCTCTGGTTCCGTCCAACATCCTCCTCCGAGGCAGCTCGCTCAGGAACACCGAGTGGGTCATCGGTCTGGCCATTTACACGGGGCATGACACCAAAATTATGGCAAGTGCTTC CAGCGCGGCTCCGTCGAAGCGGTCCACCATCGAAAAAGGGATGGACAAGATCGTCATATCCATGCTCGGTTTGCTGTGCCTCATGGGAACCATCACGGGCATCATCTGCGGCTCGTGGATCAAGAACGTGTCCCCCAAGCACTGGTACATGGACACCAGCGATACGGATATGGTGTTTGACCCAAAGAACGCCCCCAAggtgggcgtcgtcgcgttcctcaCCTCGTACGTCCTGTACGGCTACCTCATACCCATCTCCCTGTACGTCTCGCTCGAGTTCGTCAAGGTGTGCCAGGCGATGGTGTTTTTGAACAGCGACCGGCAGATGTACCACGAGGAGACGGACACGCCGATGCGAGCGCGGACCAGCAATCTcaacgaggagctcggcatGGTTCACACGGTGCTCTCGGACAAGACCGGGACGCTCACGTGCAACAGCATGGAGTTCTTCAAGTgctccatcgcgggcgtTAGCTACGGCGAGGGCGTTACGGAGATCGAGCGGTCCATCGCGAAGCGACAGGGCCGACCCATTCTCACCAAGCCCACAAAGCCGATTGAGCCGGGTTTCAACTTCAAggacgcgaggctcgaggGCGACAAGTGGCGGTCCCTGCCGGACGCCGAACACATCCGGGACTTCTTCCGCATCCTTGGCGTGTGTCACACCGTCATACCCGAGGGCGAGGCCACGAGGGAGACCATATGCTACCAGGCGGAGTCCCCCGACGAGAGCGctttcgtcgtcgccgcgaaacGGTTTGGTTTTTTTTTCAAGAGCCGCACCACCAGCGGCATGGAGCTCGAGGAACCCTCTTTTCCCAGCAGCGGCGAGATGAGCACGGTCCACTACGAGCTGCTCAACGTGCTCGAGTTCAACTCCACGCGCAAGCGCATGAGCGTCATCGTTCGCACCCCCGAGGACAAGATCATGCTCTACTGCAAGGGAGCCGATTCCGTCATCTACGATCGGCTCTCCCACGGGAACCAAAAGTACACCGACGTGACCCAGCAGCACATGGACGAGTACGCCAAGTGCGGCCTACGAACGTTGTGCCTGTCCGTCAGGGAGATTTCCCAGTCGGAGTACGACGCGTGGAATGTCACGTACACTGAGGCTGCGCAGAGCCTGGAGAAGCGAGACGAGAAACttcaggcggcggcggagatcaTCGAGAAGGACCTCTTCCTCGTTGGCGCCACGGCCATCGAGGACAAGCTCCAGGACGGAGTGCCGGGCACGATCGAGCAGATGATGCGCGGAGGCATCGCGGTGTGGGTGCTCACCGGCGACAAGCAGGACACGGCGATTAACATCGCGCAGGCGTGCGCTCTGATCCGGGACGACATGGACGTTCACATCGTGAACATCGAGGAGCTGGTGAAGCAGGAGCACGACAGGGAGATCACCCGCGCCCAGTTCAACGAGCAGGGTAAGGTGCAGGTGGCGGCCCTTATCGAGGAGGGCAtcgagaaggaggctgcgACCGCGAAGAAGGGGATGGAAACCTGCCTGGTCATCGACGGCCGTTCTCTGTCATTCGCCCTGGAGCAGGATCTGGCGCCAAGATTCCTGCAGCTCGGCAGCGGGTGCACGTCCGTCGTGTGCTGCCGCGTGTCCCCGCTGCAGAAGGCGCTCGTGACCAAGCTGGTCAAAGACAGCGGTAAGATCACGCTGgccatcggcgacggcgccaacgACGTGGGCATGATCCAGTCAGCGCacatcggcgtcggcatctCGGGTCAGGAGGGGATGCAGGCGGTCATGGCCTCGGACTTTGCGTTCGCGCAGTTCAGGTTCCTGGAGCGGCTCCTGCTGGTGCACGGGAGGTACAACTATAAGCGGATCAGCAAGATGGTGACGTACTTCTTCTACAAGAACCTGGCCTTTGGCCTGACTCTGTTCATGTACAacctccacgccgcggcttccggACAGGTTGTGTACAATGACTGGCTCATGTCCGCGTTTAACATCTTCTTCGTCGCGTTCCCGGTCATCGCGCTGGGTATCTTGGACCAGGACGTGAATCAGCGATCGTGCCTGCAGTTCCCTCAGCTGTACAGGCAGGGCCAGCAGAACGCGTGCTTCGAGCGCAGGGTGCAGTTGGGTTGGGCGCTGAACGGCGTTTACATCGGCATGGTGACGTTCTTTGTGGTGTTCTACGCggtgcacggcggcgaggcggaccACCCCAAGGGCCACGTGTTTGGCCTGTGGGAGGTTGGCACGTCCCTGTACACGGGCATCGTCATCACCATCAACCTGCAGATGGCTCAGATGATCAACTTTTGGACGTGGATCCAGCACGTATGCATTTGGGGATCCATCGCGTTCTGGTACATCGCCAACTGCATCCTCAGCAACACCGACCCGTACCTGTCCACGTACTCGTACAAGATATTCATACCCACCATCGCGCCCACCCCAAAGTTCtggatggcgacgccgctcatCGTGGTCATCGGGCTGCTCCCGGACCTCCTCTACAGGACGTTGCGGCGGCTATTCCGACCCGAGCCGCACCAGCTCGTGCAGGAGTACGAACGGACGGTGCGGGGCACGACGCccaggagctcggcggcaaACACCCCGATGGACACGCCGAGGCACGGCAGCAGGTACGGAAGCAGCGCGGTGTTGGCCGAGGAGGGACGGatcgaggtggacgagcccgaggaaGGCGAGGAAAATATCGAGCCCGATGaacccgccgagctcgatgaacccgccgagcccgaggagcccGACCCGAATGAGGTTGAGCgctcggacgaggaggcgccgccgagggaggcggaggaagagaagaaggcggacgAATCAGCGTAG